The following is a genomic window from Pedobacter sp. KBS0701.
TTATCCATTACCTAACCATTCTGCCTTTCCAATTGTATTTTCCGCTGTTTCCGGCAATGCCAATGTACACCATGTAAATTACATGAAGCACATTTAAAACAGGTATTAAAATGAGTAAACTGCGCCTTTTGGCAAAGCCGGTTACATCCCATAAAAATAGTGTTTCTAAAACCATTTTAACCAATAATTGATAAAATGTGACGGTTAAAAACCCCGGAATAAAAAGGCCTGTGATAAAATTTGCGAGTATAGATAGGTTAAAGATCCAAATCAATACCCCCAACACAATAATAGCCTTATTTTTATAACGGGTACTCTTTGAAGCCCAGCGTTTGCGTTGCTGAATAAATGCACCCAAAGTTTCTTTGGCATGGGTGTACACAATGGCTTCTCTATTTTTGAGGAAACCAATCTGATCTGGATATTTAGCTGCAATTTTATGCAACAATAGCTCATCGTCGCCCGATGCCAGATCATCAATTCCCTGAAAGCCCCCAACTTCATAAAAAGTTGTTTTTTCGTAGGCCAAATTTGCACCATTACAAGTAGATGGTTGCTTATTTCCAATGGTAGAAGCCCCTAAGCCGATAAGATAAAGGAATTCTAGGGATTGTAATCGCTCAAAAAAACTTTTCTCCTGAAAATAAGCTACGGGTGAAGAAATCATTTTATAGTTTTTCTGTTCGTATAGGTTTACAATGGTAACCAGCCAATCCTGCCCCATCCTGCAATCGGCATCAGTGGTAATGATCAGATCGCCGGAGCAGGTGCCGATAGCTGTTTGTATTGCTTTCTTCTTATACGAGTTTAATGCCCTATCCTCGTTTAACTTAATTAGTTTCACATTACTACCGGCATAGCTTAACACAATTTCTGCCGTTCTATCAGTAGAATGGTCATCAATAATAATAATTTCTGTTAAAGCTTTAGGATATTGCTGAGCAATCAGATCATTAATCGTTTTGGCAATATTCTCTTCCTCATCCCTTGCAGCAACTATAATAGAAACTTTGGTTCGGGGATCAGAATTTTGTGGCGTAAAATAGATCAGGTTATGCCATCCTCTGATAAAATTAAGCACCAAAAAACCATAAATTAAAGTTAAAGCAGCAGAAAATAGACTAGTTAGATTTAAGATTTCCAAAAAAATTGAGTTTAAAAACGAAATAAGTGCCTAAGATAGCAGGAATTATAATATTTATAAGCCAAATGCTGGCAGTACATGCGATAACCGCCACGTGCTGATCGGTTACATGTTTAAATAGCTCAACCGCAGTGACACTTCTAATGCCCACATCGAAAAGATCAAGTGAAGGCAGTGCCGACTGTACCAAAAATAGCAAACAGGTCATCATCACAATATCTGCATAATGTAATCCGGGCACCAGCCAAATAAAAAGAATGAAATATTGCGAACTGAATATCAGGTAACGGGCAAAACAATAAGTAATAATTTTGAATAGTTCCCTTTTTTTGTACCGAGCCAAAATGCTATAAAATTTCTTGTATCTTCTGGTGAATTTGAAGGATAATAAAATCCCGTTTAGCCAACGGATGTTAAAGTAAAAAATCAGAAAAAACAGGCAAAAAATTACCGCAAAAAAAACCAAAGCAATAAATAGTACCTTATCGATCGGGATAAAGCGGTACACGAAAAAGCAGGCTGCAATGGCCCCAAAAACATTGGTCAGCACCAATTGACCGATGCTGCCCACACTCATGGCCACTATTCCAACAATTCTTCTTCGGGGGGAGAGGAAAAATACACGACCTCCATATTCTCCTAGTCTGTTTGGCGTAAAAATAGCAAGCGTTAAACCACAGAAAACAGATTCGATAGCCCTGTAGAAACTGATGGGTTCGATATGGCTCATTAAGTATTTCCATTTACCTGACTCTAAAAACCAGTTTACAAACATCAGGAGTATCACTATCCCGATTACCATGATAATTTCTATCTGAGGGATATCTTTTAATAGTGTGCTGAAGTCGTGGAGATTTTTATTCGCAACCAGTTTATGGTAAATAAACCAAAAGGCAAATATTACAATTGCAACTTTGATAAAAAGCGATAATATTTTTTTTTGCCTGCCTGTCAAGATTCTCTTTTTATTTGCAAATATGCTTAATATTGCTGTAATGTTGAACGAAAAAAAGGAGCGGGTAATTATGGGCATCGATCCGGGCACTGCGGTGATGGGTTATGGTGTAATTTTGGAGAAGGGAAATAAAACGGAACTGATCAGTTTGGGAGTGGTTAAAATGACCCATTTAGACGATCCTTTTCTTAAACTTCAGCGGATATTTGAAAAAACGGTAGTGCTGATGGAGCAGTATAAACCCGATGTATTGGCCATAGAAGCCCCATTTTATGGTAAAAACATCCAGGTACTATTGAAACTTGGCCGTGCACAAGGCATTGCCATTGCAGCCGCACTATCCAGAAATGTGCCCGTAACCGAATATTCTCCACGCAAGATCAAACAATCCATTACAGGCAGCGGAAACGCCACTAAAGAACAGGTAGCAGCCATGTTGCAGCGCTTACTCAACTTTAAAGAAACACCCGAATTTTTAGATGCTACCGATGGTTTGGCTGTTGCCGTTTGCCATTCTTTTCAAAAAATTACCACTGGTGGTAAATCTAAAACCTATTCGGGCTGGGAATCTTTTGTAAGCGATAATAAAACCAAGGTTAAAGGTTTAGCAGCTAAGGCGAAAAAATAATTATCGGTTGGTGAATCACCAACCGATGGAGAGCGAATGACGATGATAGGTCACGAGGTATCGTCATTTCCAACTTGATTGAATCCTAATTTTATAAGTTTTAAGATTCCCGCCTGCGCGGGAATGACGGCCGATTATTTAAATCTGTCATTTGTAGAAGGAATAGATTCTTATTGCCTGGCCTGATCGATCATGTTTTTAGTCGCTTCATTCATTGCCATTTTATTCTTCCGGATAAAATGTTTTATCACAAAAAATATCACTACACCCACCAATATCAGCATCCAGAGGTTAGAAATAGCAATAATGATTTCTTTAAAAATCGTCCAGCCGTTTACAATACCCAACCATAACCTGTTTATAAATGCCGGACGGTAATCGTACAGGTTATCGTTAGCAACAATCATAGTTTTAACGGTATTTTCCTGATAAAAATTAAGGGTAATGGTGCTAAATTTTACGCGGTTATCGATCTGCATATTCTCGATTCTTTTATCCACATAATCATCTTTGATATAAAGTGATGATTCTACATTGGCGCTCTTTTTCGTCGCAACTTTATTGATTTTTTCAATAGCATCAATGCGGTTCTGCGCTTTTAATTTATTAGCTAAATAAGCAATGCTTTGATCGTCCATTTTCATTGACTGGTTATCTACAAAGACGGCCATTTTTGCGATGGTATTGGTAAATTCGTCCAATTTATCTGATGGTACTTTCGCTACCAGATAACCCTGAGTGCGGTAAGAAGTAATTTCTTTCAACGAATCTGTTGATTGTTTAACCTTGTCTGTCTCCTGGATGGTGCTTTCGATAGAGAACTCAGCAACAGTACCACCTTCTGCTTTAATGGTTTTACTCAGCTGTTCTTTGGTCTGCTGCACATCTTTAACCCTAAACCGCATATCGGCAGTTTTGATGATTTTCTCAGCGGCAGTACTATCTGCAGATTCTTTGCTCAAAGGCTCCAGCGCTACGGTATCAGCGCTTGCATATTTTTTATTTTCGTTTTGGCAGCCAAAAATTGTTAAAACTATGGCTATAGCAATAATATTCCTTTTCATGATTGTGCGGTTCTAAATAAATAATCATTTTAAATATTTGCTTCAAATGGCCATGAGAAGTGTAGCGTATCTGGTTAGTTTTTAACGCTGTATTTACCCTTAATACGAAAATTATATTTAGGTAACCCTATGTTGGGTTTAGTGACGTGAGAAGGGTGTTTTCGCAGTTTTTCAGCTAGTATTAAACCTCGCAGGTTTAAGTAGAAGTTTTTATGGCGTTTTTTTTGAAAAGCAGGTTACTGTGTTTATCGGTTCCGAAAGCCCTGCCATCCGCTTTACCTCACTACGTTCGGTGTCCGCTCCTGTCAGGTTTAGATTACATCGGCAGACCTTTCTATCATAAACCTGACAGGAGCGGCAGCCTCCGATTTTTCTATCGGAGCTAAAGCGGATGGCAGGACTACCTTAACCTAGTACCTACTGAATTTGCTTTTCAAAAAAGAAGTGTATATAAACAAAAAAGCCGGTCGTGAATGAACATGACCGGCTTTATATTTTGATAGTAGAATGCTTATGCGTCTAATATTTTGAATACACCTTTAATGGCAATAATTGCTCCAATGAACAAAACAATCCAGGATGCTAATGATACCTGCCACGAATCGTAAGCGAAACGTGCGTAAGTACCCACCATGCAAACCAGTACACCAAAAATCATTAATTTATAAATTCCTGGCTGGTTAGCCGTTTTCATACTTTCTGTATTGTGCTTTAATTCGTTGTTCTCCATAATGTTTATTTTTATGATGCTGCAAAAGTAATACTTATTGCTGAATAATTATAAAACTTAGTAACTTTTTAATCGTTCCAACCTTTGTTTCGCTTTATCTTTATCACTAAGTTTTTCTCCCTGATACAAAGGCTTTTCCCAATCCCCGTACATTGGGTTTGGCAACACAATATACTTTGTTCCAAATAAGTTCTGATTTGTATTTACCTGCCCGAAGGTATTTTTATTTTCGCGATAAAAAATGTTGCTGAAATCGCTTAAATTATCGCCACATAACAACAGAATATTGTACATTTCGCTAATTTTTTGGCGCCGTGGCTCTTTATTTGAGGTTCCTTTTGAAACCACTAAATGCGCATCATCTGCATAAGGGAAACCAAAATGTTGCAGATTTTTTAACGTAGCCGCATAATCCTTTTCATCACGATTACTTACATAAAAAGTTTCGATATTTTTTGAAGCTGCAAATTTTAAAAATGCCAAAGCGCCGGGAACGGTATCTGCCTGAGCTAAACTGGTCCATTCTGTCCAATCGGCAGGCACATAACTTAGTCCTTTTTTAATTTCATGCCCCTGAAAAGCAGAATTATCCAGAACTGTTTCATCAATATCAACAATCACGCAATTTGGTTTTTTACTCGTATCAGCCCACAAAGCTTCTTTTAACGATAAACGTGCAAAATTGTAGGCTTGGAAACATAGCGCACGGTACTCACCCGAAGTTTGCTGCCAAAGTACTGCATTGGTATAATCCCGTGCAGGATTTTGGGCTGTGACAAAAAACGGAATGAGCGATAAGATGATGAGGATGTATTTTTTCATGTATTAATATTATACTGCAAAGATAAGTTTAACCGTTCAAAAAAGTTCCCCTATCAGCTTTTGATATCAATAATGTTTCTGCATCAGGATAAGCATGTGTAAAGGTAAGTGGAATTTTATTTTTCCCTCTTTCGCTCCATTTAAACTCGACAGCCAAAAATTTTTCTTTTGTTTTTTCTATATAATCAATTTCCTGTTGTTGCGTGGTACGCCAGAAAAAGCATTCTGCTTCTATCTGATTTTGGTGCAAAAACTTCATCCGTTCAGCAATCATATAATTTTCAAATAGTGCACCAACATCATTCCTGTTTGCTATCGGGTTAAAATTCCGCGTAATGGCATTCACAATACCCGTATCATAAAAATAGATTTTCTTATTTTTTTTAATTTCGTTACGCACATTACCTGCAAAGGCAGGTAAGCTAAAAACCACAAAAGATTTTTCGAGTAGACCGATGTACTTATCGACGGTTTTCTGATCGGCCTTTACCAGTTGTGCCAGTTCAGAAAAGTTAACTTCGCTCCCAACCTGTAAAGCCAGGGTCTTTACAATTTTTTCGAAGAGTAGCGGCTTTTTAACATCTTCCAAAGTAAAAAGATCCTTATATAGATAACTATCTGCTAGTAATTTTAAATGCTCTTCTGCATTCTGAGGATCGTTAATAATCTCGGGATAAGATCCATAAATTAACCGTTGTTCCAATGATCTTTCTTCGGTAATAAAATCAGTATCATTTACCAGCTCTGCGTATGAAAATGGCAAGAGCATCATTTCATATTTTCTACCGGTTAAGGGTTCGTTTATTTTACCTGATAACTCAAATGCAGATGACCCCGTTGCAATAACCTGAACAGGCTTAAAGCGATCTACAATAATTTTAATGAGCAAGCCTACATCATTGATTCGTTGGGCCTCATCTATAAAAAGTACTTCGTAGCCGGCGAGCATTTGTGCTATTTGTGCCGCATTGGGTTCAGCCAAAGCTTCGCGTATGTCAGCATCATCCCCGTTGAGGTACAGGGTCTTTTTATTAACCTTTGCCAATAACTGTTCAACAAAAGTAGTTTTACCAGTTTGACGTGGCCCAAAGATGATAAAGGCTTTGCCTTTAAAAAGCCTTGCAAGAGCGTAATCCAGCTGTTTACGAATAATCATAATATAAAAATTCCTCAACAAAAGTATAATAATTTTGGATTATAATCCATAAAAAACATAATAATTTTAAGATTAAGACTAGCAAAGTCAATAAAAAAGCCCATTTCAATGAAGAAATGGGCTTTATATTTTATGCAATTAGAACTGCAAACTATTATCCGTTCAATGCTGCTGCACCACTTACAATCTCAGTTAACTCAGTTGTAATTGCTGCCTGACGTGCCTGGTTGTATGAAAGTTTTAAGGCTTTCAATAACTCACCTGCATTTTCAGTTGCTTTATCCATCGATGTCATACGTGCGCCGTGCTCAGAAGCATGAGAATCTAACACTGCTTTATATAGCTGGATCTTAATTGATTTAGGAATTAATTGTTCTACAATCTCTTCTTGCGAAGGCTCTAAAATATAATCAACGTTTGTTGTTTTCTTATCCTTTTTAAGATCCGCTGGTGTTTCTTCTGCTTTAGGTAGAGGTAACAACTGCTCAGTAGTAATAAATTGTACTGCAGCGTTTCTAAAACGGTTATAAACTACTTCTACTTTATCAAACTCACCTTTAATAAAACCAGCCATAATCGCATCTGTAATTTTGGTTACATTTTCGAAAGTTAAGGCCGAATATACTTCATTATTGTTTCCAATAACATTGTATTTACGTTTTTCGTAAAAATCCTGAGTTTTCTTACCAATAGAAATAATGCTAACGTTACCGTTTTTCAACTGTTCGCTATATTTCTCAGCAATTAAATTGTTGGCCGCTTTAATTACGTTCATGTTAAAAGCACCAGCCAAACCACGGTTTGAAGATACAGTAACAATTAAAACCTTATTGGGCTCACGCTCCTGGATAAAAGGCGATGACGATCCCTCTAAACTTGCTGATAGATTACCTAAAATCTCTTTCAGTTTAGTTGCATAAGGACGTAAAGCGATAATTGCATTGGTAGCACGTTTCAACTTTGCTGCAGAAACCATTTTCATAGCTTTGGTAATCTGCTGTGTTGATTGTACCGATGCAATCCGGTTTCTTACTTCTTTTAAATTAGCCATATTTTAGTGTCTGGTACTTAGAGTATCGAGTATCAAGACAAGATTTTATCTTGATACCTGATACTTGATACTCCAATACTTCTATCTAGTATTTACTTGAAATCTCTTTTGCTACGGTATCTAAAACACCAGTGATAGTATCATCAAATTTACCAGCTTTTAATGCCGCTAAAGTTTCTGGATGACGTAATTCCAATTGAGTTAAGAATTCAGTTTCAAATTCTTTTACTTTATTAACCGGAACGCTACGCATTAAGTTTTTAGTACCAGCGTAAACAATTGCAACTTGTTTCTCAACAGTAAATGGAGAGAACTGTGCTTGTTTCAACATTTCTACGTTACGTGCACCTTTATCCAATACCGATTTAGTTGCAGCATCTAAATCAGAACCGAATTTAGAGAAAGCCTCTAACTCGCGGTATTGAGCCTGGTCTAACTTTAAAGTACCTGCTACTTTTTTCATTGATTTGATCTGCGCATTACCACCAACACGTGATACCGAGATACCTACGTTAATTGCCGGACGGATACCTGAGTTGAACAAGTTCGACTCTAAGAAGATCTGACCATCGGTAATTGAAATTACGTTGGTTGGGATATATGCAGAAACGTCACCCGCTTGTGTTTCGATAATTGGTAAAGCGGTTAATGAACCACCACCTTTAACGATGTGTTTAATCGACTCAGGTAAATCGTTCATTGCTTTAGCGATATCATCGTTAGCATTGATTTTCGCAGCTCTTTCTAACAAACGACTATGTAAGTAGAAAACGTCACCTGGATAAGCTTCACGGCCCGGTGGACGACGAAGTAATAAAGATACCTCACGGTAAGCTACAGCTTGTTTAGATAAATCATCATAAACAATTAAAGCTGGTTTACCTGTATCGCGAAAAAACTCACCAATTGCAGCACCAGCAAACGGAGCATAGAACTGCATTGGAGCAGGATCTGCGGCCGAAGCAGCAACAACAACTGTATATGGTAAAGCGCCGTTTTCCTCAAGTGTACGTACAATGTTAGCAACGGTAGAGTTTTTCTGACCGATAGCTACATAAATACAGAACACAGGCTGGCCTGCTTCATAAAATTCTTTTTGATTGATAATGGTATCGATACAAACGGCAGTTTTACCAATCTGACGATCGCCAATAACCAACTCACGCTGACCACGACCGATTGGAATCATCGCATCGATTGCTTTTATACCTGTTTGTAAAGGCTCATTTACCGGCTGACGGTAAATTACACCTGGTGCTTTACGCTCTAAAGGCATTTCGTAAGTTTCACCCAAGATCGGACCTTTACCATCTAAAGGCTCGCCTAAAGTGTTTACTACGCGGCCAAGCATACCTTCACCAACTTTAATAGAGGCAATTTTTTTGGTACGTTTAATCGTATCGCCTTCTTTGATCTCGTCTGAAGCACCTAAAAGTACCACACCAACGTTATCTTCTTCAAGGTTTAATACGATACCTTGCAGGCCGTTTGCAAATTCAACTAACTCTCCCGATTGAACTTTAGTTAAACCGTAAACACGGGCAATACCGTCGCCCACTTGCAACACGGTACCAACTTCTTCCAGTTCGGTTTCTGATTTGAAGCCCGCCAATTGCTGTCTGATAATTGCCGATACTTCGTCTGGTCTTACCTCTACCATAATTTTACTTTATATCTTTTTATAAATGTTTAGTGCTTAGCGCATGGCGTTTTCCGTGCCATACGCTTATCGCAATATTTTTTTGTTTGGCGTTTTACGCTATACGCTTATCGCCTCGCGCTTACTGCGCAAATTCTTTTTTAAGTTTACTTAAACCGCTGGCGATACTGGCATCAAATTGCTTATCGCCAACTTTTAATATAAAACCACCAATTAGCTTCTCGTTAATTTTTTCGTTAACAATAACCTGGTTGGCGCCTAATTCTTTTTTTACAATCGCTATAATCTGCTCTTTAGCCTCAGGGCTTAAAGTAGCTGCAGTAGTTACATCAGCAGTAACAATCCCCTTAATTAAATTATATTGTTGTATAAACTGTTTTGCTGTTGCAAATAAAATCGCAGAGCGACCTTTGCTTACCACAATCTTGAAAAACGAGATGGTTAATTTGCTTACCTTATCTGCAAAAATTCCGTTTAAAATACCAGTTTTCTTATCTAAAGGTACAATCGGGTTTTTTAATATTGCTTCTAGTTCAGGAGTTTCATCAACCACTTTTTCAAACAAAACCATATCACTATAAGCTGATTCTAACGCATTGTTTTCAACGGCTAGGTCTATTAATGATTTGGCATATCTGCCTGCAACTTTAATTTCTGACATATCTTTTGGGTTGGCGTTTAGCGTTTGGCGTTTGGCACGCTTACAGCTTTACGCAATACGCTTAGTTTAATTCAACGTCTTTTAACAAGTTAGCTACTAAAGCTTCCTGTTTGGTTTTATCATCTAACTGAGTACGCAATACACGTTCAGCAATTTCTAATGATAAAGAAGAAACCTGATCTTTAACTTCAGCTAAAGCTGCTTTCTTTTGGTTTTCGATCTCGATTTTAGCTTTCTCAATCAATTTAGCACCTTCAACCTGAGCTTGTTTTTTAGCTTCGTTCAGGATACCATCTTTCAAGGTTTTAGCTTCCTTTAAAATCTCATCACGTTCAGCACGCGCCTGCTGCATCAAATCCTGATTCTGGCTGGTTAAACGTGCCATTTCCTGCTTAGCTAATTCCGCTTTGTTAAGGGCCTCATCAATACTTTGCTCACGTTCGTGAATTGCACCTAAAATAGGTTTCCATGCAAATTTTCTAAGTAAGATCAATAAGCAGATGAATGCTAACGATGTCCAAAAAACCAATCCTATGCTTGGGGTTACTAATTCCATTTTTATCTAATTTTTAAAAACAATCTTTTTAATAGGGCCGGGTAAATAACCAATCGTTAAATACCCAGCCTAATTTCTTCAGTGATTATTAACCGTTTAAGCCTAATAATGCAACTACCACACCGAATAAAGCAGCACCCTCAATAAGGGCAGCAGCGATAATCATTGCAGTCTGAATTTTTGATGCAGCTTCTGGTTGACGAGCAATACCTTCCATTGCTTTACCACCTACTTGACCGATACCGATACCTGCACCGATTACTGCTAAACCGGC
Proteins encoded in this region:
- a CDS encoding ATP-binding protein, with translation MIIRKQLDYALARLFKGKAFIIFGPRQTGKTTFVEQLLAKVNKKTLYLNGDDADIREALAEPNAAQIAQMLAGYEVLFIDEAQRINDVGLLIKIIVDRFKPVQVIATGSSAFELSGKINEPLTGRKYEMMLLPFSYAELVNDTDFITEERSLEQRLIYGSYPEIINDPQNAEEHLKLLADSYLYKDLFTLEDVKKPLLFEKIVKTLALQVGSEVNFSELAQLVKADQKTVDKYIGLLEKSFVVFSLPAFAGNVRNEIKKNKKIYFYDTGIVNAITRNFNPIANRNDVGALFENYMIAERMKFLHQNQIEAECFFWRTTQQQEIDYIEKTKEKFLAVEFKWSERGKNKIPLTFTHAYPDAETLLISKADRGTFLNG
- the ruvC gene encoding crossover junction endodeoxyribonuclease RuvC, with the translated sequence MLNEKKERVIMGIDPGTAVMGYGVILEKGNKTELISLGVVKMTHLDDPFLKLQRIFEKTVVLMEQYKPDVLAIEAPFYGKNIQVLLKLGRAQGIAIAAALSRNVPVTEYSPRKIKQSITGSGNATKEQVAAMLQRLLNFKETPEFLDATDGLAVAVCHSFQKITTGGKSKTYSGWESFVSDNKTKVKGLAAKAKK
- the atpE gene encoding ATP synthase F0 subunit C — encoded protein: MVGSIAAIGAGLAVIGAGIGIGQVGGKAMEGIARQPEAASKIQTAMIIAAALIEGAALFGVVVALLGLNG
- the atpG gene encoding ATP synthase F1 subunit gamma, with the translated sequence MANLKEVRNRIASVQSTQQITKAMKMVSAAKLKRATNAIIALRPYATKLKEILGNLSASLEGSSSPFIQEREPNKVLIVTVSSNRGLAGAFNMNVIKAANNLIAEKYSEQLKNGNVSIISIGKKTQDFYEKRKYNVIGNNNEVYSALTFENVTKITDAIMAGFIKGEFDKVEVVYNRFRNAAVQFITTEQLLPLPKAEETPADLKKDKKTTNVDYILEPSQEEIVEQLIPKSIKIQLYKAVLDSHASEHGARMTSMDKATENAGELLKALKLSYNQARQAAITTELTEIVSGAAALNG
- a CDS encoding DUF4349 domain-containing protein, whose translation is MKRNIIAIAIVLTIFGCQNENKKYASADTVALEPLSKESADSTAAEKIIKTADMRFRVKDVQQTKEQLSKTIKAEGGTVAEFSIESTIQETDKVKQSTDSLKEITSYRTQGYLVAKVPSDKLDEFTNTIAKMAVFVDNQSMKMDDQSIAYLANKLKAQNRIDAIEKINKVATKKSANVESSLYIKDDYVDKRIENMQIDNRVKFSTITLNFYQENTVKTMIVANDNLYDYRPAFINRLWLGIVNGWTIFKEIIIAISNLWMLILVGVVIFFVIKHFIRKNKMAMNEATKNMIDQARQ
- a CDS encoding F0F1 ATP synthase subunit B — its product is MELVTPSIGLVFWTSLAFICLLILLRKFAWKPILGAIHEREQSIDEALNKAELAKQEMARLTSQNQDLMQQARAERDEILKEAKTLKDGILNEAKKQAQVEGAKLIEKAKIEIENQKKAALAEVKDQVSSLSLEIAERVLRTQLDDKTKQEALVANLLKDVELN
- a CDS encoding lysylphosphatidylglycerol synthase domain-containing protein, which encodes MTGRQKKILSLFIKVAIVIFAFWFIYHKLVANKNLHDFSTLLKDIPQIEIIMVIGIVILLMFVNWFLESGKWKYLMSHIEPISFYRAIESVFCGLTLAIFTPNRLGEYGGRVFFLSPRRRIVGIVAMSVGSIGQLVLTNVFGAIAACFFVYRFIPIDKVLFIALVFFAVIFCLFFLIFYFNIRWLNGILLSFKFTRRYKKFYSILARYKKRELFKIITYCFARYLIFSSQYFILFIWLVPGLHYADIVMMTCLLFLVQSALPSLDLFDVGIRSVTAVELFKHVTDQHVAVIACTASIWLINIIIPAILGTYFVFKLNFFGNLKSN
- the atpA gene encoding F0F1 ATP synthase subunit alpha — protein: MVEVRPDEVSAIIRQQLAGFKSETELEEVGTVLQVGDGIARVYGLTKVQSGELVEFANGLQGIVLNLEEDNVGVVLLGASDEIKEGDTIKRTKKIASIKVGEGMLGRVVNTLGEPLDGKGPILGETYEMPLERKAPGVIYRQPVNEPLQTGIKAIDAMIPIGRGQRELVIGDRQIGKTAVCIDTIINQKEFYEAGQPVFCIYVAIGQKNSTVANIVRTLEENGALPYTVVVAASAADPAPMQFYAPFAGAAIGEFFRDTGKPALIVYDDLSKQAVAYREVSLLLRRPPGREAYPGDVFYLHSRLLERAAKINANDDIAKAMNDLPESIKHIVKGGGSLTALPIIETQAGDVSAYIPTNVISITDGQIFLESNLFNSGIRPAINVGISVSRVGGNAQIKSMKKVAGTLKLDQAQYRELEAFSKFGSDLDAATKSVLDKGARNVEMLKQAQFSPFTVEKQVAIVYAGTKNLMRSVPVNKVKEFETEFLTQLELRHPETLAALKAGKFDDTITGVLDTVAKEISSKY
- a CDS encoding glycosyltransferase; the protein is MEILNLTSLFSAALTLIYGFLVLNFIRGWHNLIYFTPQNSDPRTKVSIIVAARDEEENIAKTINDLIAQQYPKALTEIIIIDDHSTDRTAEIVLSYAGSNVKLIKLNEDRALNSYKKKAIQTAIGTCSGDLIITTDADCRMGQDWLVTIVNLYEQKNYKMISSPVAYFQEKSFFERLQSLEFLYLIGLGASTIGNKQPSTCNGANLAYEKTTFYEVGGFQGIDDLASGDDELLLHKIAAKYPDQIGFLKNREAIVYTHAKETLGAFIQQRKRWASKSTRYKNKAIIVLGVLIWIFNLSILANFITGLFIPGFLTVTFYQLLVKMVLETLFLWDVTGFAKRRSLLILIPVLNVLHVIYMVYIGIAGNSGKYNWKGRMVR
- a CDS encoding 5'-nucleotidase, lipoprotein e(P4) family translates to MKKYILIILSLIPFFVTAQNPARDYTNAVLWQQTSGEYRALCFQAYNFARLSLKEALWADTSKKPNCVIVDIDETVLDNSAFQGHEIKKGLSYVPADWTEWTSLAQADTVPGALAFLKFAASKNIETFYVSNRDEKDYAATLKNLQHFGFPYADDAHLVVSKGTSNKEPRRQKISEMYNILLLCGDNLSDFSNIFYRENKNTFGQVNTNQNLFGTKYIVLPNPMYGDWEKPLYQGEKLSDKDKAKQRLERLKSY
- the atpH gene encoding ATP synthase F1 subunit delta, encoding MSEIKVAGRYAKSLIDLAVENNALESAYSDMVLFEKVVDETPELEAILKNPIVPLDKKTGILNGIFADKVSKLTISFFKIVVSKGRSAILFATAKQFIQQYNLIKGIVTADVTTAATLSPEAKEQIIAIVKKELGANQVIVNEKINEKLIGGFILKVGDKQFDASIASGLSKLKKEFAQ